In Podospora pseudopauciseta strain CBS 411.78 chromosome 3, whole genome shotgun sequence, one genomic interval encodes:
- the COQ2 gene encoding Para-hydroxybenzoate--polyprenyltransferase, mitochondrial precursor (PHB:polyprenyltransferase) (EggNog:ENOG503NXJY; COG:H) encodes MHVFEERKLEAIYEKYLLLVAWYSKVYYKRKAAAHRSNRSPNIISLTMPACHRLLRLPASRRALSTTKTTSKPWLPSQSYTRLSPTPRPLSPLLSTPRSPIAYHTTSKLLTQTTTTPAPSPPPQIYTPPSTGLLSLLPPSWVPYAELIRLDKPAGTYYLYLPCLFSTLLAAPLSHSPPSTVLTYSLLFLSGAIIMRGAGCTINDLWDRNLDPHVTRTRLRPIARRAITPLNALLFTGAQLLTGLAILLQFPTSCFYYATPSLLLVALYPLAKRVTYYPQFVLGLTFSWGAILGFPALGVDLLSNTAALTAAGLLYGSNVAWTVLYDMIYAHQDIKDDAKAGIKSIALKHDKETKQVLTGLAVVQVALLAGAGVATGAGPAFFIGGCGGAAATLGFMIKRVNLKSVKDCWWWFVNGCWITGGAISLGLGADYLVRYYSEEEKAVEKEEQ; translated from the exons ATGcatgtgt TTGAGGAGAGGAAACTAGAGGCTATCTACGAGAAATACCTTCTGTTGGTTGCCTGGTACTCGAAAGTCTATTACAAACGGAAGGCGGCAGCGCACAG ATCCAATCGATCACCAAATATCATCAGCCTTACCATGCCAGCATGTCACCGGCTCCTCCGGCTGCCTGCCTCGAGGCGAGCACTATCAACTACCAAAACCACAAGCAAACCATGGCTCCCCTCTCAGTCATATACCCGCctctcaccaacaccacgaCCTCTCTCCCCCCTGCTCTCCACCCCCAGGTCCCCCATAGCCTACCACACAACCTCTAAACTTCTAACTCAGACTACAACCactccagctccctcccccccaccacaaaTCTacacccccccctcaaccggcctcctctccctcctcccccctagCTGGGTCCCCTACGCAGAACTAATCCGCCTCGACAAGCCCGCCGGAACCTACTACCTCTACCTCCCCTGCCtcttctccaccctcctcgccgcccccctctcccactcccccccctcaaccgtCCTCACCTActcccttctcttcctctccggcGCAATCATCATGCGCGGAGCAGGCTGCACAATAAACGACCTCTGGGACCGCAACCTTGACCCGCACGTAACCCGCACCCGCCTCCGCCCCATCGCCCGCCGCGCCATAACCCCCCTCaacgccctcctcttcaccggCGCCCAGctcctcaccggcctcgccatcctcctccaattCCCCACCTCCTGCTTCTACTacgccaccccctccctcctcctcgtcgccctCTACCCCTTGGCAAAAAGAGTAACCTACTACCCCCAGTTCGTCCTCGGACTCACCTTCTCCTGGGGCGCCATCCTAGGTTTCCCCGCTCTGGGCGTGGATCTCCTATCCAATACCGCAGCCTTGACCGCAGCAGGTCTCTTATACGGGAGTAATGTTGCTTGGACGGTCTTGTACGACATGATCTACGCCCATCAGGACATCAAGGATGATGCCAAGGCCGGCATCAAGAGTATTGCGCTCAAGCACGACAAGGAGACGAAGCAGGTTCTTACCGGGTTGGCGGTCGTGCAAGTTGCCTTGTTGGCGGGAGCCGGAGTTGCCACGGGGGCGGGGCCGGCGTTCTTCATTGGGGGTTGCGGTGGTGCAGCCGCTACGCTGGGCTTCATGATCAAGAGGGTCAACTTGAAGAGCGTCAAGgattgctggtggtggtttgtgaATGGGTGTTGGATCACGGGAGGTGCCATcagcttggggttgggggcggACTATTTGGTTAGGTATTattctgaggaggagaaagcagtcgagaaggaggaacAGTAG
- a CDS encoding hypothetical protein (EggNog:ENOG503P8M4), whose translation MLSLRRITTSPTITSLPRRALSTTPLRSLKESNSADPSPQNFDHHKQDSLSKQKSGKGHWKPELASNSEEAVKADRSSGSSSIKDLQEKTKKAAEENAKAGTN comes from the exons aTGCTCTCCCTCCGccgcatcaccacctcccccaccatcacctccctcccccgccgcgccctttccaccacccccctccgaTCCCTCAAGGAGTCTAACAGCG ccgacccctccccccaaaactTCGACCACCACAAACAAGACTCCCTCTCCAAGCAAAAATCCGGCAAAGGCCACTGGAAGCCCGAGCTCGCCTCCAACAGCGAAGAAGCCGTAAAGGCCGACCGCAGctccggctcctcctccatcaaggACCTCCAGGAAAAGACCAaaaaggcggccgaggagaacgCCAAAGCCGGTACCA ACTAA
- a CDS encoding hypothetical protein (COG:S; EggNog:ENOG503Q4KQ): MPTAQHPQAKFDPIPPDLDLPTLVDRTPNFQWVARITAAQIQNIGPQEFEKLVVLHVVLGGKPLVIEKWNRRLPKDLFGPKWLEEMYNKKQENVRDIVGQCDIPMTTGHYLRSMKQLTNQWTPENFRDERRQRLYLKDIDCPPEWHEYLQKKVIPPNLFYMNENVDERSPMGQSDDDFDMFNEGTKSIAPAGDLMSSLPEPMRAQNLMCYIGHEGTYTPAHREMCASLGQNIMVDASGDENGEKPGSSIWFMTESKDREVVREYFLSMLGHDIEIEKHFAQINAWKKATFPVYIVEQKAGDFVLVPPLAPHQVWNRGTRTIKVAWNRTTVETLKMALEEALPKARLVCRDEQYKNKAIIYYTLEKYSKLLTDMERTSETGLLGFGQDLIKNSSRTKQLTGDFKALFELFTRVLVDEIFGTKEKEVEYIEFDSCVTCSYCRANIFNRFLTCKHCVRQLVGGDEDTYDICMECYVMGRSCLCISNLTWCEQWHWQDLVEKYEDWRALIIKHDGFVDINTSPLPLELARKRYGKKTVAQLCQEQLRRRPWKDISKVDKPKEPAEDSEVEVDENGRPKKKRRGGRKAKKGDVYRCHVCQHKDYTYKLAFCSNEGCNDAYCYGVLYRAFDQMPQEVMQNERWQCPKCLGICNCGACRKAKNGVPYIPKKTLLGHDTRPIADDRSVELLIDFKIHNLSWLKNAGDETRALSSKRMQRLREAADAEKAKSSQLENDVLQLPDGALADSLEEAALQQALINGGYGEQPTVLGVSREHPPHQNGHTGPAEVADMSIVEDQSAYPDPSGLGPERGLGMGYYEQDDSEDRILFDPYQQPSVESLMALDDEPEPAEYLKKQLRVAKRRARLEEDDDPDFRGPRSHSKKKAKTTNTRDGQADALNNMDPALFGDVTMVGALADGIPTEREAPAVQAPPNADVPDGPAQEGEEPRANSPNRPALRHARPKISYLVDENGEEEFNEILIPRSQRPQPLKDYNPADATKDPLDLASAAILAIVGGAAGASKSATRSPAPPGSGNAAVTGTGKRRGRPPGPRKSMPAGGSAEQTPSGHPKPTRKPPRDRTLPVQVSDDSDSDVDAQLAGALDGFDEDGEPIESRPQSRGGFTPVNAPKRRGRPPKNAQRGPSAGASGPAAGSPFMSMADRMKAKGKKFKIASRKSKAAQDSTPAGQAASRSVSCDVDTPTTPTADKEPERTTKATRGRFKATPAQDFDIDMADADFDPNAAEEAVSEASSPRASPSPSMQDYMEPMDTFMPSPSPVRDVPREPTVILKTQTPEPKREPTPAHDVSPSPSPSPSPAREASPTPAHSPPHKPSPSPYHSPSPPPPPPKPTGPTIVRLVSSDEEGSEFDDHDHDDGNESQSESRSASESESESEPEEQPGRGRDPLDPSDSDDSDSDDEDIPAVKQVVSTATRGGRRGGMVGLAGRGAGTAGSAGRGGATAGRGRGRGRGRPRGRGHYKWRGGGGR; the protein is encoded by the exons ATGCCGACAGCTCAGCATCCCCAGGCAAAGTTCGACCCTATCCCGCCGGATCTCGATTTGCCCACGCTCGTTGACAGAACACCAAACTTTCAATGGGTAGCTCGTATCACGGCTGCTCAGATTCAAAATATCGGTCCTCAAGAGTTTGAGAAGCTTGTTGTTCTTCATGTGGTACTTGGTGGGAAGCCACTGGTTATTGAGAAATGGAACAGGCGACTTCCCAAGGACCTTTTTGGTCCCAAgtggttggaggagatgtaCAATAAGAAAC AGGAAAACGTTCGCGACATTGTCGGTCAATGCGACATTCCCATGACCACTGGTCACTACCTGCGCTCCATGAAACAGTTGACAAACCAGTGGACGCCCGAGAACTTTCGCGACGAACGACGACAGCGACTCTACCTAAAAGACATCGACTGCCCACCAGAATGGCACGAGTACCTTCAAAAGAAGGTCATTCCACCCAACCTCTTTTACATGAACGAGAACGTCGACGAACGGAGTCCTATGGGGCAAAGTGACGACGACTTTGACATGTTCAACGAAGGCACCAAGTCCATTGCGCCGGCAGGAGATTTGATGAGCAGCTTGCCCGAGCCGATGCGCGCCCAGAATCTGATGTGTTACATTGGTCATGAGGGTACCTACACCCCGGCGCATCGAGAAATGTGCGCCAGTTTGGGTCAGAATATCATGGTGGATGCTTCAGGCGATGAAAATGGCGAGAAGCCCGGAAGCTCCATTTGGTTCATGACGGAATCAAAAGACCGCGAAGTTGTCAGGGAATACTTCCTGTCGATGCTTGGTCATGACATTGAAATCGAGAAGCACTTTGCGCAAATCAACGCTTGGAAGAAGGCCACCTTTCCGGTTTATATCGTGGAGCAGAAAGCTGGAGACTTCGTTCTCGTGCCCCCCTTAGCGCCCCATCAAGTATGGAATCGTGGGACCCGGACCATCAAAGTTGCCTGGAACAGGACGACCGTGGAGACACTCAAGATGGCCCTGGAGGAAGCGCTACCGAAAGCCCGTCTTGTCTGCCGCGATGAGCAGTACAAGAACAAGGCCATTATCTACTACACTCTCGAAAAATACTCGAAACTATTGACGGACATGGAGAGGACGTCTGAGACTGGGTTGCTTGGGTTCGGGCAAGACTTGATCAAGAACTCGTCTCGCACGAAGCAGTTGACTGGTGACTTCAAGGCTCTCTTTGAGCTCTTCACCCGAGTCCTAGTAGATGAGATATTCGGGacgaaagaaaaggaagtcGAGTATATCGAATTTGACTCCTGCGTCACCTGCTCCTACTGCCGCGCCAACATCTTCAACCGGTTCCTGACCTGCAAGCACTGTGTTCGCCagcttgttggtggtgacgaggaTACTTATGATATCTGCATGGAGTGCTACGTCATGGGCCGGTCATGCCTATGTATTTCCAACCTCACTTGGTGTGAGCAGTGGCACTGGCAGGATTTGGTTGAGAAATACGAGGACTGGCGCGCGCTCATTATCAAACATGACGGATTTGTCGATATCAACACCTCCCCTTTGCCGCTCGAGCTTGCACGCAAGCGATACGGCAAGAAGACGGTTGCTCAGCTTTGTCAAGAACAACTCCGGAGACGCCCATGGAAAGATATCAGCAAGGTTGACAAGCCAAAGGAACCTGCTGAGGACTCGGAGGTTGAAGTAGACGAAAATGGTCggccaaagaagaagagaaggggcGGGAGGAAAGCGAAGAAGGGCGACGTCTATCGCTGCCATGTGTGCCAACACAAGGACTACACCTACAAGTTGGCCTTCTGCTCCAACGAGGGCTGCAATGACGCATATTGCTATGGTGTCCTCTACCGAGCCTTTGACCAGATGCCACAGGAAGTAATGCAGAATGAGAGATGGCAGTGCCCAAAGTGTCTCGGCATATGCAACTGCGGTGCCTGCCGCAAGGCCAAGAACGGTGTTCCCTATATTCCTAAGAAGACACTCTTAGGACACGACACTCGGCCCATAGCTGACGATCGTAGTGTCGAGCTTCTTATCGACTTCAAGATCCACAACCTGTCGTGGTTGAAGAACGCTGGCGATGAGACGCGAGCTCTGTCGAGCAAAAGGATGCAGAGACTCAGAGAGGCCGCCGATGCTGAAAAAGCAAAGTCGTCCCAGCTCGAGAACGATGTGCTACAGCTACCTGATGGAGCTTTGGCTGACAGCCTGGAAGAGGCGGCATTACAGCAGGCTTTGATCAACGGTGGTTATGGCGAACAGCCTACGGTACTTGGTGTTTCAAGGGAACATCCGCCACATCAAAATGGACATACCGGACCTGCCGAGGTCGCCGACATGTCTATTGTTGAGGACCAGTCTGCCTACCCTGATCCTTCAGGACTTGGACCCGAACGCGGCTTGGGCATGGGCTACTACGAGCAGGACGACAGCGAGGACAGGATTCTGTTCGACCCCTATCAGCAACCTTCAGTCGAGAGCTTGATGGCGCTCGACGACGAGCCCGAGCCGGCCGAATATCTCAAGAAGCAGCTGCGCGTGGCCAAGCGTCGTGCTcgtttggaggaggacgatgaccCGGATTTTAGAGGACCTAGATCAcacagcaagaagaaggccaagacgACCAATACCCGTGATGGTCAAGCGGATGCACTTAACAACATGGACCCGGCTCTGTTTGGTGATGTCACCATGGTTGGCGCCCTGGCTGACGGCATTCCTACCGAAAGGGAAGCTCCTGCTGTTCAAGCTCCACCGAATGCCGATGTTCCAGATGGCCCAGCccaggagggagaagagccTCGTGCCAACTCACCGAATCGGCCTGCTCTTCGCCACGCGCGACCCAAGATATCATACTTGGTGGATGagaatggcgaggaggagtttAACGAGATTCTCATTCCGCGTTCGCAGAGGCCTCAACCTCTCAAGGACTATAACCCGGCCGATGCGACCAAGGATCCTCTTGATCTTGCGTCCGCGGCGATTTTGGCGATTGTGGGCGGTGCCGCCGGTGCTAGTAAGTCCGCTACTAGATCTCCTGCTCCACCTGGTTCTGGAAATGCCGCTGTAACTGGAACTGGTAAGAGACGTGGTCGGCCTCCGGGTCCTCGCAAGTCTATGCCAGCAGGAGGGTCGGCTGAGCAGACACCTTCTGGGCACCCGAAGCCCACCAGGAAACCGCCACGTGATCGGACATTGCCTGTTCAGGTCAGCGATGATAGTGATAGTGACGTGGATGCGCAACTGGCTGGGGCTTTGGATGGGTTTGATGAAGACGGAGAACCCATCGAGTCACGACCTCAGTCTCGGGGAGGTTTCACGCCTGTGAATGCGCCCAAGAGAAGGGGCAGACCGCCAAAGAATGCGCAGCGAGGCCCTTCAGCTGGTGCTTCGGGTCCTGCTGCAGGATCACCGTTCATGTCCATGGCGGATCGAATGAAGGCTAAGGGCAAGAAGTTCAAGATCGCGTCAAGGAAGTCGAAGGCTGCGCAGGATAGCACACCGGCTGGGCAAGCTGCTTCCCGGTCTGTCTCCTGTGATGTCGACACCCCTACAACGCCCACGGCGGACAAGGAACCCGAGAGGACAACGAAAGCCACAAGGGGCAGATTCAAGGCAACACCAGCTCAAGATTTTGATATCGATATGGCGGACGCAGACTTTGATCCGAACGCGGCTGAAGAGGCCGTGTCGGAGGCTTCGAGTCCTCGAGCCAGCCCTAGCCCCTCGATGCAGGATTACATGGAGCCTATGGATACGTTTATGCCTAGCCCGTCTCCAGTTCGGGATGTGCCTAGGGAACCGACAGTTATTTTGAAGACGCAGACACCAGAGCCGAAGAGAGAACCTACACCTGCCCATGATGTTTCGCCTTCGCCTTCGCCTTCGCCATCTCCCGCTAGAGAAGCGTCTCCTACACCGGCGCACTCCCCACCACACAAACCCTCACCGTCACCGTACCACTCCCcttcgccgccgcccccaCCACCGAAGCCAACAGGTCCGACGATCGTCAGGCTCGTTTCCTCGGATGAAGAGGGCTCCGAGTTTGACGATCACGACCACGACGATGGAAATGAATCACAGTCTGAATCTCGGTCAGCGTCGGAGAGTGAATCGGAATCAGAGCCAGAGGAGCAGCCAGGCAGGGGAAGGGATCCGCTTGACCCGAGCGACAGTGATGACTCGGATTCAGATGATGAGGATATTCCTGCCGTGAAGCAGGTTGTTAGTACGGCGACGAGGGGTGGGAGACGAGGGGGGATGGTTGgtttggctgggaggggagCAGGGACAGCCGGATCAGCTGGACGGGGCGGTGCCACTGCTGGACGGGGGAGAGGtcgtgggagggggagaccGAGGGGACGGGGCCATTACAaatggaggggtgggggtgggaggtga
- the SSN8 gene encoding RNA polymerase II holoenzyme cyclin-like subunit (BUSCO:EOG09262K8C; EggNog:ENOG503NY2B; COG:K) — MAANYWESTQRRYWQFTKEELAAMRQKLEDEDPNLVHMYPLPQLRHINIYLNQQFNRLAKRLGVRQQALATAQVYLKRFYTRVEIRRTNPYLLVATALYLACKMEECPQHIRLIVQEARGLWPETFHGQDTSKLGECEFFLISEMSSQLIVHQPYRTLTQLQGEFNLTPEESQAAWQAINDHYMTDLPLLYPPHIIGLTAILLAITCYNRQNAAGGANAAGNSGGLVMAANALAHAQAQSQARAAAMGGNSGPGTPNLTPQGSFAGGNFSSQGGRELGDGSNPTDPKIAKMQRFTNWLAESNIDIEGMIDCTQEIISFYDCHEQYEDLVVRDNIKRFIKARGLDK, encoded by the exons ATGGCGGCCAATTACTGGGAATCGACCCAGCGGCGGTACTGGCAGTTtaccaaggaggagctggctgCGATGCGACAGAagcttgaggatgaggacccGAATCTTGTCCACATGTATCCTCTGCCGCAATTGCGTCACATTAATATCTACTTAAACCAAC AGTTCAACCGTCTTGCCAAGCGCCTCGGTGTACGTCAACAAGCACTGGCAACTGCTCAAGTCTACCTCAAACGATTCTACACCCGCGTCGAGATCCGCCGTACGAACCCCTACCTTCTCGTAGCCACCGCCCTTTACCTCGCCTGCAAAATGGAGGAATGCCCACAGCACATCCGGCTCATCGTCCAAGAAGCTAGAGGTCTATGGCCAGAAACCTTCCATGGTCAAGACACCTCGAAACTGGGCGAGTGCGAGTTCTTTCTCATCTCCGAGATGAGCTCCCAGTTGATCGTCCACCAGCCCTACCGCACACTGACCCAACTCCAAGGAGAATTCAATCTAACGCCAGAGGAGTCACAAGCGGCATGGCAGGCCATCAACGACCACTACATGACCGACCTCCCCCTTCTATACCCACCGCACATCATCGGGCTGACAGCCATCTTGCTGGCGATAACATGTTACAATCGCCAAAACGCAGCTGGAGGGGCCAATGCCGCGGGGAACAGTGGAGGGTTGGTAATGGCGGCTAATGCTCTAGCACATGCCCAAGCACAATCACAAGCCCGGGCCGCGGCGATGGGAGGCAACAGCGGACCGGGAACGCCAAACCTGACTCCTCAAGGGTCCTTCGCTGGGGGAAACTTCTCCTCTCAGGGGGGTAGAGAGCTCGGGGACGGGTCCAACCCCACTGACCCCAAGATTGCCAAAATGCAGCGGTTTACAAACTGGCTTGCGGAGAGCAATATTGATATTGAGGGGATGATTGACTGCACACAGGAGATCATCTCGTTTTATGACTGCCATGAGCAGTATGAGGATTTGGTTGTGAGGGATAATATTAAGAGGTTTATCAAGGCGAGGGGCCTTGATAAGTGA
- the rps23 gene encoding ribosomal protein S23 (COG:J; EggNog:ENOG503P20Z): MSGGKPRGLNAARKLRNNRREQRWADLHYKKRALGTAFKSSPFGGSSHAKGIVLEKVGVEAKQPNSAIRKCVRVQLIKNGKKVTAFVPNDGCLNFVDENDEVLLAGFGRKGKAKGDIPGVRFKVVKVSGVGLLALWKEKKEKPRS, translated from the exons ATGTCTGGTGGAAAGCCTCGTGGTCTTAACGCGGCGCGCAAGCTGCGCAACAACCGTCGCGAGCAGCGCTGGGCCGATCTTCACTACAAGAAGCGTGCCCTCGGTACTGCTTTCAAGTCCAG CCCCTTCGGTGGTTCTTCCCACGCCAAGGGCATTGTCCTTGAAAAGGTCGGCGTTGAGGCCAAGCAGCCCAACTCT gCTATCAGAAAGTGTGTCCGTGTCCAGCTCATCAAGAACGGCAAGAAGGTCACCGCTTTCGTCCCCAACGATGGTTGCTTGAACTTCGTTGATGAGAACGACGAGGTTCTCCTCGCCGGTTTCGGTCGCAAGGGCAAGGCCAAGGGTGATATTCCCGGTGTTCGCTTCAAGG TCGTCAAGGTTTCCGGTGTCGGTCTCCTCGCTCTctggaaggagaagaaggagaagcccaGATCTTAA
- a CDS encoding hypothetical protein (COG:S; EggNog:ENOG503P4S8) has protein sequence MSQPNKTPLKPRDPPPSLFLHPSAAPSHASLINTQPQPSSSHPPPPPGSSRPGSSLLRTPPEPFNSPGVTSIASLTSPATINTTAAAPGLGGLASPLQPGRNAGGLGITNLPLLPRQESTRATDRTDALWAEMQATLEEVELSASGGTRVFGPDHERKLDELRMAQIALAQAWARSEADEAIELAKPGETTAAATSAGGPGTQGEGANTEGGKSTVGTGSVPPGARPGSRRGGGMEEETDVDILLARKRREANDRYFQRVNQGVLDVVAKLEEVATAMRAVELESKEIWGDGEGESVAGSSKS, from the coding sequence ATGTCTCAACCAAACAAAACGCCCCTCAAACCCCGCGACCCACCGCCATCCCTCTTCCTGCACCCCTCAGCAGCTCCATCCCACGCCTCACTCATCAAcactcaaccccaaccctcttcctctcacccaccaccaccaccaggcagCTCCCGCCCaggctcctccctcctccgcaccCCACCAGAACCCTTCAACTCCCCAGGTGTCACCTCGATAGCCTCCCTAACATCCCCTGCAacaatcaacaccaccgccgccgcccccggCTTAGGAGGTCTTGCCTCCCCCTTACAACCCGGCCGCAATGCCGGCGGGTTAggcatcaccaacctcccccttctccccaggCAAGAGTCCACCCGCGCAACTGATAGGACAGATGCCCTGTGGGCAGAGATGCAAGCCACCCTCGAGGAAGTCGAGCTCTCGGCCAGCGGCGGCACGCGCGTGTTTGGACCTGACCACGAGAGGAAGCTTGACGAGCTGAGGATGGCGCAGATTGCGCTTGCTCAGGCGTGGGCGAGGAGTGAGGCTGATGAGGCGATCGAGCTCGCTAAGCCGGGGGAGACTACGGCTGCTGCTACGAGTGCTGGGGGGCCGGGGACTCAAGGTGAGGGGGCGAATacggagggggggaagagtaCAGTTGGAACAGGGAGTGTCCCTCCTGGTGCTAGGCCGGGGAgtaggaggggaggtgggatggaggaggagacggatgTGGATATTTTGCttgcgaggaagaggagggaggcgaatGATAGGTATTTTCAGAGGGTGAATCAGGGGGTGCTGGATGTGGTTGcgaagttggaggaggtggctaCGGCGATGAGGGCGGTGGAGTTGGAGAGTAAGGAGatttggggggatggggaaggagAGAGTGTTGCTGGGAGTTCAAAGAGTTAA
- the ADK1 gene encoding adenylate kinase (COG:F; EggNog:ENOG503NV5B), with translation MGYIDDEVKRLQGVIANLEGRVQALETKQFGPSSQKKTVEEVRAILIGPPGAGKGTQAPRLKEKFNCCHLATGDMLRSQVAKKTPLGQAAKKIMDAGGLVSDEIVIGMIKEELDNNKECKGGFILDGFPRTVPQAEGLDKMLRERNQTLQHAVELKIDDELLVARITGRLVHPASGRSYHVKFNPPKKEMTDDITGEPLIQRSDDNADALKKRLETYHKQTTPVVNYYQKTGIWKAIDASQEPGQVWKSLLAIFDGDKSKASKAGSTILSKLTHSS, from the exons ATGGGATACATCGACGACGAGGTCAAGCGTCTCCAGGGCGTCATTGCCAACCTGGAGGGCAGAGTCCAGGCTCTCGAGACCAAGCAGTTTGGTCCCAGCTCCCAGAAGAAGACTGTCGAGGAGGTCCGCGCCATTCTGATCGGTCCTCCCGGTGCTG GCAAGGGAACACAAGCGCCCAGACTTAAGGAGAAGTTCAACTGCTGCCATCTT GCCACCGGTGACATGCTCCGGTCCCAGGTTGCCAAGAAGACCCCCCTCGGCCAAGCGGCTAAGAAGATCATGGATGCCGGCGGTCTCGTCTCTGATGAGATTGTCATTGGCATGATCAAGGAGGAgctcgacaacaacaaggagTGCAAGGGCGG CTTCATCCTTGACGGTTTCCCCCGCACCGTCCCCCAGGCCGAGGGTCTCGACAAGATGCTCCGCGAGCGCAACCAGACCCTCCAGCACGCCGTCGAGCTCAAGATTGACGACGAGCTCCTCGTAGCGCGCATCACCGGCCGTCTGGTCCACCCCGCCTCGGGCCGCAGCTACCACGTCAAGTTCAACCCTcccaagaaggagatgacCGACGACATCACAGGCGAGCCATTGATCCAACGCTCTGACGACAACGCCGACGCTCTCAAGAAGCGCCTCGAGACCTACCACAAGCAGACCACCCCTGTGGTCAACTACTACCAGAAGACGGGCATCTGGAAGGCCATTGACGCCTCCCAGGAGCCCGGCCAGGTCTGGAAGAGCCTGCTCGCCATCTTTGACGGCGACAAGTCCAAGGCTAGCAAGGCTGGCAGCACCATCCTCAGCAAGCTCACCCACAGCTCTTAG